In a genomic window of Candidatus Bathyarchaeota archaeon:
- a CDS encoding glutamate synthase-related protein produces MKTYVQPEYLVERDTKRCIRCKVCVNQCTYDTHFYDEETDMMSSKDENCVNCQRCVTFCPTHALTIKKNPNASRENANWNMEAIRDIKKQAENGAVIITGMGNDKPAFTYWDRLLLNASQVTNPSIDPLREPMEIRTYLGAKPDKLEVAKENGEVVLKTQLTPQLCLDTPIMFSAMSYGAISLNVHTALARAATECGTYWNTGEGGLDKSLYQYGDHTIVQVASGRFGVHPEYLDTGAAVEIKIGQGAKPGIGGHLPGEKVTDPVAKTRMIPTGSDALSPYPQHDIYSIEDLRQLIYALKEATNYTKPISVKIAAVHNAPAIASGMVRAGADIIAVDGVRGATGAAPKVIRDNVGIPIELALAQIDQRLRQEGIRNHAGVVVAGGIRSAGDVVKAIALGADAVYIGTAALIAMGCTVCQRCFTGKCPWGIATSDPWISKRINPDIASTRLINLLHSWSVEIKDMMGGMGINAIESLRGNRLALRAVGLTKTELEILGVKMAGE; encoded by the coding sequence ATGAAAACTTACGTCCAACCTGAATACCTAGTGGAACGCGACACGAAACGTTGCATACGCTGTAAAGTTTGCGTTAACCAATGCACATATGATACCCACTTCTACGACGAAGAAACCGATATGATGTCTAGCAAAGACGAGAACTGTGTTAACTGTCAACGCTGCGTTACATTCTGTCCCACGCATGCTTTAACAATAAAAAAGAACCCTAACGCCAGCCGCGAAAACGCCAACTGGAACATGGAGGCAATCCGCGATATCAAAAAACAGGCTGAAAACGGCGCTGTCATCATCACCGGTATGGGCAACGACAAACCCGCCTTCACCTACTGGGACCGCCTACTCCTAAACGCCAGCCAAGTCACCAACCCCTCCATCGACCCCTTACGTGAACCCATGGAAATACGCACCTACCTCGGCGCAAAACCAGACAAACTTGAAGTAGCAAAAGAAAACGGCGAGGTAGTCCTCAAAACACAGCTAACCCCCCAGTTATGCCTCGATACGCCAATTATGTTCTCTGCGATGTCCTATGGCGCGATTAGCCTCAACGTCCACACAGCTCTCGCTCGAGCAGCCACTGAATGCGGCACCTACTGGAACACTGGCGAAGGCGGCTTAGATAAAAGCCTCTATCAATACGGCGACCACACCATCGTGCAGGTGGCGTCAGGCCGATTCGGTGTCCACCCAGAATACCTCGATACAGGTGCAGCTGTTGAGATTAAGATTGGGCAAGGCGCAAAACCCGGCATCGGCGGACACTTACCTGGCGAAAAAGTAACCGACCCCGTCGCAAAAACCCGCATGATTCCAACAGGCAGCGACGCACTCTCACCCTACCCGCAACACGACATCTACTCAATCGAAGACCTAAGACAACTAATCTATGCCCTCAAAGAAGCCACCAACTACACCAAACCCATTTCAGTAAAAATCGCAGCGGTCCACAACGCCCCCGCCATCGCAAGCGGCATGGTTCGAGCAGGCGCAGACATAATCGCCGTCGACGGCGTCCGCGGCGCAACCGGCGCAGCACCCAAAGTCATCCGAGACAACGTCGGCATCCCCATCGAACTAGCCTTAGCACAGATTGACCAGCGTCTCCGACAAGAAGGTATCCGCAACCACGCAGGCGTAGTGGTAGCAGGCGGCATCCGAAGCGCAGGCGACGTAGTTAAAGCCATAGCATTAGGAGCTGATGCAGTCTACATCGGTACCGCAGCACTCATCGCAATGGGCTGTACAGTTTGTCAACGTTGCTTTACTGGTAAATGTCCTTGGGGCATCGCTACTAGTGACCCTTGGATTAGCAAACGTATTAACCCCGACATCGCATCCACGCGGCTCATCAACCTCCTGCATAGCTGGAGCGTCGAAATCAAAGACATGATGGGCGGCATGGGCATCAACGCCATAGAGAGCCTACGCGGCAACCGATTGGCGCTGCGTGCTGTCGGTTTAACCAAGACTGAGCTTGAAATCTTGGGCGTTAAAATGGCAGGAGAATAA
- a CDS encoding glutamine amidotransferase family protein gives MDQDDRKIINPYGDDKDFAACGIFAMMNTEGKRFGSKDPVRAMANMHDRGNGLGGGFAVYGIYPQFKDYYAFHVMYLSKDAKEKTDRILASKFDIVYDEEMQTKPADVRDPPLVWRYFVEPKKRRPEGQSEEDYVIEAVMRVNTETGKAFIFSSGKDMGVFKGVGFPEDIAEFFCLEDYQGYLWSCHSRFPTNTPGWWGGAHPFNILDWTVVHNGELSSYGINRRFLEMYGYKCTMQTDTEVLAYAVDLLMRRQHLPMSLVSQIFASPLWEEIENLKPPEAQLLTALRQTYGSLLMNGPFGIVIAHHGEMIGLGDRIKLRPMVAGTRGDFQFISSEEAAIRLVSPQLDKFWAPRGGEPVVCRLKNFKGEL, from the coding sequence ATGGACCAAGACGATAGAAAAATAATAAACCCCTACGGCGACGACAAAGACTTCGCAGCCTGCGGCATATTCGCCATGATGAACACCGAAGGCAAACGCTTTGGCAGCAAGGACCCTGTGCGTGCCATGGCAAACATGCATGACCGCGGCAACGGACTCGGCGGAGGCTTCGCAGTCTACGGTATTTACCCGCAGTTCAAAGACTACTACGCTTTCCATGTCATGTACCTCAGTAAAGACGCTAAAGAAAAAACGGACCGCATCCTTGCCTCCAAGTTTGACATAGTCTACGATGAGGAGATGCAGACTAAACCTGCCGATGTTCGTGACCCACCGCTGGTTTGGCGTTACTTCGTGGAACCCAAAAAACGTCGTCCAGAAGGGCAAAGTGAAGAGGACTATGTAATAGAAGCTGTCATGCGGGTCAACACGGAAACTGGCAAGGCTTTCATTTTCTCCAGCGGTAAAGACATGGGTGTCTTTAAAGGCGTGGGTTTTCCCGAGGACATTGCAGAGTTCTTCTGTCTTGAAGACTACCAGGGCTACCTCTGGAGTTGCCATAGTCGCTTTCCAACTAACACTCCTGGTTGGTGGGGCGGTGCGCATCCATTTAACATCTTAGACTGGACTGTCGTCCACAACGGTGAACTCTCCAGCTACGGAATAAACCGCCGCTTCCTCGAAATGTATGGGTACAAATGCACAATGCAAACCGACACCGAAGTCCTCGCCTACGCCGTCGACCTACTCATGCGCAGACAACACTTACCCATGAGCTTAGTCTCGCAAATCTTTGCGTCACCGCTCTGGGAAGAAATCGAAAATCTAAAACCCCCAGAAGCCCAACTGCTCACGGCACTCCGCCAAACCTACGGCAGCCTACTCATGAACGGACCCTTCGGCATCGTCATCGCTCATCATGGCGAAATGATTGGGTTAGGTGACCGCATAAAACTCCGCCCAATGGTTGCAGGTACACGCGGCGATTTCCAGTTCATCTCATCCGAAGAAGCCGCAATACGCTTAGTTTCACCCCAACTCGACAAGTTCTGGGCGCCCAGAGGCGGCGAACCCGTAGTATGCAGACTAAAAAATTTCAAAGGAGAGCTCTAA
- the nifH gene encoding nitrogenase iron protein — translation MRQIAIYGKGGIGKSTTTQNSVAALAEMGKKVLLLGCDPKADCTRLLLHGKRQPTVLDILRDGGGECTPEMISTQGYGNVTCVESGGPEPGVGCGGRGIITSIQTLHDLNMYKEDLDFVFYDVLGDVVCGGFAMPIREGYAQEIYIVASGEYMALYAANNICKGIKKFAEAGHTRLGGIICNSRKCENEEALVAQFARKINSKLIQFIPRDNIVQRAEINRKTVIDYDPYSTQADVYRSVARKITFNTEFTVPNPITIDELENLMREFGISD, via the coding sequence ATGAGACAAATCGCAATATACGGAAAAGGTGGCATAGGAAAAAGCACCACAACCCAAAACTCCGTCGCAGCACTAGCCGAGATGGGCAAAAAAGTCCTCCTGCTGGGCTGTGACCCCAAAGCAGACTGCACACGCCTACTACTCCACGGCAAACGCCAACCCACCGTCCTAGACATCCTACGCGACGGCGGCGGCGAATGCACACCCGAAATGATCAGCACCCAAGGCTACGGCAACGTTACCTGCGTCGAATCAGGCGGCCCCGAACCCGGAGTCGGCTGCGGTGGCAGAGGCATAATCACAAGCATCCAGACACTCCACGACTTAAACATGTACAAAGAAGACTTAGACTTCGTATTCTACGATGTGCTCGGAGATGTGGTATGCGGTGGATTTGCTATGCCCATTAGAGAGGGCTATGCCCAAGAAATCTACATAGTCGCCTCAGGCGAATACATGGCGCTTTATGCAGCCAACAACATCTGCAAAGGCATCAAAAAATTTGCTGAAGCAGGACACACAAGATTAGGCGGAATAATATGCAACTCACGCAAATGCGAAAACGAAGAAGCCCTAGTTGCACAATTCGCCAGAAAAATCAACAGCAAACTCATCCAATTCATCCCAAGAGACAACATCGTTCAACGCGCAGAAATTAACCGAAAAACGGTCATAGACTACGACCCCTACTCTACACAGGCAGACGTTTATCGAAGTGTCGCCAGAAAAATTACCTTCAACACAGAATTCACGGTTCCAAACCCCATCACTATAGATGAACTCGAAAACCTGATGCGGGAATTCGGTATATCCGATTAG
- a CDS encoding nitrogenase component I subunit alpha: MPLILPECDKKVPERQKHIYLKDIRDPFTIPACNIATIPGDMTERGCTYAGCRGVVGGPVKDVIQLQHGPIGCCYYPWDARPHVATGTNFQLANVFSTDLREPNIVFGGEKKLYDSIIEASKAFPDAQGVFVYATCVAGLIGDDMDAVAKRATKAIGKPVVAFSCPGFRGVSQSLGHHVGNEVLFNRIVGTEEPAEKTTYDINLVGEYNIRGDDWLILPLLEAVGLRVLCTFTGDCSIHDIAKMHAAKLNVIRCARSAKYIADMMKDKYGTPFVEVDLYGIQQTADDLRLVAKFFGLEAKAEEVIAKELSEIKEEMEFYRQKFQGKTAMIYQGGPRSWHWPKFMEELGMDVKVVATTFGHEDDYEKIVRRVKNGTLVIDNPNAPEFEEMMLKYKPDIFIAGTKEKYLAYKYGVPFLNGHTYESKGGYMAFKGAVRFARDMYKAMYLPSWRFIRNTGAQ; this comes from the coding sequence ATGCCCCTAATTCTTCCTGAGTGTGATAAGAAAGTTCCTGAAAGACAAAAACACATTTACCTAAAAGACATCCGTGACCCTTTCACCATCCCCGCCTGCAACATAGCAACCATCCCCGGAGACATGACCGAACGCGGATGCACCTACGCAGGCTGCCGAGGGGTGGTGGGCGGACCAGTAAAAGATGTTATCCAACTTCAGCATGGTCCCATCGGCTGCTGCTATTATCCTTGGGATGCGCGACCCCACGTTGCGACAGGCACAAACTTCCAGTTAGCCAACGTATTCTCCACAGATCTCCGCGAACCCAACATCGTATTTGGAGGAGAAAAAAAACTCTACGACTCCATCATAGAAGCCAGCAAAGCCTTCCCCGACGCCCAAGGCGTATTTGTCTACGCGACCTGCGTGGCAGGACTCATAGGCGACGACATGGACGCCGTGGCGAAACGCGCAACCAAAGCCATAGGCAAACCCGTCGTAGCCTTCAGTTGCCCAGGTTTCCGCGGCGTAAGCCAAAGCCTAGGCCACCACGTAGGCAACGAGGTTCTCTTTAACCGCATAGTCGGCACCGAAGAACCCGCAGAGAAAACCACCTATGACATCAACCTCGTCGGCGAATACAACATCCGAGGCGACGACTGGCTCATCCTACCCCTGCTTGAAGCCGTCGGCTTACGTGTACTGTGCACCTTTACTGGTGACTGCTCAATCCATGACATCGCCAAAATGCATGCCGCAAAACTCAACGTTATCCGATGCGCCCGCTCCGCCAAGTACATCGCGGATATGATGAAAGACAAATACGGGACACCCTTCGTCGAAGTTGACCTCTATGGAATACAGCAAACCGCCGATGACCTGCGTTTAGTCGCCAAGTTTTTTGGGTTAGAAGCCAAAGCTGAAGAAGTCATAGCCAAAGAACTCTCTGAAATCAAAGAGGAAATGGAGTTCTACCGCCAAAAATTCCAAGGCAAAACCGCCATGATATACCAAGGTGGACCCCGCAGTTGGCACTGGCCCAAATTCATGGAGGAACTGGGCATGGACGTAAAGGTAGTTGCAACCACTTTTGGTCACGAAGATGACTACGAAAAAATCGTTCGCCGCGTCAAAAACGGCACGCTTGTCATCGATAACCCCAACGCACCCGAATTCGAAGAAATGATGCTCAAATACAAACCTGACATATTCATCGCGGGCACCAAAGAAAAATACCTTGCCTACAAATACGGCGTACCCTTCCTAAACGGGCACACCTACGAGAGCAAGGGCGGCTACATGGCGTTTAAGGGCGCAGTCAGATTTGCACGGGACATGTACAAAGCAATGTACTTGCCTTCATGGCGATTCATACGCAACACAGGAGCGCAATAG
- a CDS encoding radical SAM protein, giving the protein MLSYAQPEIQRTRCTKLVREHPCYGADAHFKFGRVHLPVVSGCNIGCNYCVRKYDCVNENRPGVTSKILTAQEAIERVRQAAKSDPRLRVVGISGPGDPLTSDVTFETLQLVQEEFPHLHRCVSTNGLLLPQKVGALKSVGVTALTVTINAVDADVGKKIYSFVQYNNQTLRGKEAFEVLSQNQLEGLYAAAKAGIVVKVNSVYIPGVNSEHLVEVAKIARDLGAYIHNIMPLIPQGKFANIKAPAMEEVKALRYACGDVMVQFHNCVQCRADAVGVPSEESCGKRFTAFQRTEQKTEVP; this is encoded by the coding sequence ATGCTAAGTTACGCCCAACCCGAAATACAGCGGACACGCTGCACCAAACTAGTGCGGGAACACCCCTGCTATGGTGCAGATGCCCACTTCAAATTTGGCAGAGTTCACCTTCCCGTTGTTTCAGGATGCAACATAGGCTGCAACTACTGCGTCCGAAAATACGACTGCGTCAACGAGAACCGACCAGGCGTAACCAGCAAAATCTTAACCGCACAAGAAGCCATCGAAAGAGTTCGTCAAGCAGCAAAAAGTGACCCCCGCCTACGAGTAGTGGGCATCTCTGGACCCGGAGACCCCCTAACAAGCGACGTTACCTTCGAGACCCTTCAGCTTGTCCAAGAAGAATTCCCCCACCTGCACCGCTGTGTATCCACTAACGGGTTATTGTTGCCTCAAAAAGTCGGTGCTCTAAAATCAGTCGGAGTAACCGCATTAACCGTAACCATCAACGCCGTTGACGCTGACGTAGGCAAAAAAATCTACTCTTTTGTGCAATACAATAATCAAACGTTGCGTGGCAAAGAAGCCTTTGAGGTTCTCAGCCAAAACCAACTTGAAGGACTCTATGCTGCTGCAAAAGCAGGTATCGTGGTCAAAGTAAACTCTGTCTATATCCCCGGTGTAAACTCCGAGCACCTCGTTGAGGTAGCAAAGATAGCCCGCGACTTAGGCGCATACATCCACAACATCATGCCGCTTATTCCTCAGGGCAAATTCGCCAATATTAAAGCACCCGCGATGGAGGAAGTCAAAGCTCTACGCTACGCATGCGGAGATGTGATGGTGCAGTTCCATAACTGTGTCCAATGCAGAGCAGACGCTGTGGGTGTCCCAAGCGAGGAAAGCTGTGGAAAACGCTTTACAGCTTTTCAACGAACCGAACAAAAAACTGAGGTGCCCTAA
- a CDS encoding 4Fe-4S dicluster domain-containing protein → MKKIIAIQENCIGCGLCEVYCTVQHSKSKDIIKAYNSERPRPISRVRVERNKPVSFAIQCRHCDDAPCVTACLAGAMTKDPKTGEVIHNKDKCMGCWTCVMICPYGAIKMDKEGHVIAKCDLCQGFDKPACVANCPNEALIFKEVKP, encoded by the coding sequence ATGAAAAAAATTATTGCCATTCAAGAAAACTGCATAGGCTGTGGACTCTGCGAAGTATACTGCACCGTGCAGCACTCCAAATCAAAGGACATAATCAAAGCCTACAACAGCGAACGCCCTAGACCCATCAGTCGCGTCCGCGTTGAACGCAACAAACCCGTATCATTCGCCATCCAATGCCGCCACTGCGACGACGCCCCCTGTGTCACCGCATGCCTAGCAGGCGCCATGACCAAAGACCCCAAAACAGGCGAAGTAATCCACAACAAAGACAAATGCATGGGTTGCTGGACCTGTGTCATGATTTGCCCCTATGGCGCCATAAAGATGGATAAAGAAGGGCACGTCATCGCCAAATGCGACCTTTGCCAGGGATTTGACAAACCCGCATGCGTCGCCAATTGTCCTAACGAGGCTCTCATCTTCAAAGAGGTGAAACCCTAG
- a CDS encoding FAD-dependent oxidoreductase — translation MAKYVIVGASAAGVGAVEAIREIDSTGAITVITEEACAYYSRPMISDYVSGKADVQKMKCKTDDFFKAYNAEVLINKKVTALNLAEKTLSLDGGEKVIYEKLLLATGGKPFVPKMEGQEKDGVFTFTTMADAQSLAAKIDAIHAKSAVVIGAGLIGISVTEALTKRGIKVTVVELQEKILSLLLDAKASDMVEAVIRKAGVDFATGQSVQKIIGTPDNDAVVGGVITTKGTQIPCDLVICAIGVIPRTELVAGSAVKVNRGIVVDSTMQTSLPDVYASGDVAEAYDFILNQNRLLPLWPLAVLEGKVAGANMAGQKATYAGGTNMSSLKYFGIPLVSIGNANPKPDDTTVEVISKLDEVHNAYRKLVLKDNVIVGMTFVNCIDRAGIFFNLMKKQINVKKFKQDLLRDDFGLAVLPSSLVKKMSVVQ, via the coding sequence ATGGCAAAATATGTCATTGTGGGCGCTTCAGCAGCAGGCGTAGGAGCAGTTGAAGCCATCCGCGAAATTGACTCAACTGGCGCAATCACAGTTATCACTGAAGAAGCCTGTGCCTACTACAGTCGACCTATGATAAGCGACTACGTAAGCGGCAAAGCTGACGTTCAGAAAATGAAATGTAAAACTGATGACTTCTTCAAAGCATATAACGCCGAAGTCTTAATCAACAAAAAAGTTACCGCCCTCAACCTTGCCGAGAAAACCCTCAGCTTAGACGGCGGAGAAAAAGTCATCTACGAGAAGCTTTTGCTTGCCACTGGCGGTAAACCCTTCGTTCCCAAGATGGAGGGCCAAGAAAAAGATGGTGTCTTCACTTTTACCACCATGGCAGATGCTCAAAGCCTTGCAGCAAAAATCGACGCAATCCACGCAAAATCTGCCGTAGTCATCGGTGCTGGCTTGATTGGGATTAGCGTCACTGAAGCCCTCACCAAACGGGGCATAAAGGTAACCGTGGTGGAGTTACAAGAGAAAATCTTAAGTTTACTCTTAGACGCAAAAGCATCAGATATGGTAGAAGCTGTAATCCGCAAGGCAGGCGTAGACTTTGCCACCGGTCAATCTGTCCAGAAAATCATCGGCACACCCGACAACGACGCAGTTGTCGGCGGAGTCATAACCACCAAGGGCACTCAGATTCCCTGCGACCTCGTAATATGCGCCATCGGCGTCATACCCCGAACAGAACTCGTCGCTGGGTCAGCTGTCAAAGTTAACCGCGGCATAGTTGTCGACAGCACCATGCAAACCAGCCTTCCCGATGTGTACGCCAGCGGTGACGTTGCTGAAGCCTACGACTTCATCTTAAATCAAAACCGTCTCTTGCCGCTTTGGCCACTGGCAGTTCTGGAAGGTAAGGTTGCAGGCGCTAACATGGCAGGTCAGAAAGCCACCTACGCGGGCGGCACCAACATGAGCAGCCTCAAGTACTTCGGTATCCCACTGGTCTCCATAGGCAACGCCAACCCCAAACCCGACGACACAACCGTTGAAGTGATCAGCAAACTTGACGAGGTACACAATGCTTACCGAAAGTTGGTGCTTAAAGATAACGTGATCGTGGGCATGACCTTTGTTAACTGCATTGACCGTGCAGGTATTTTCTTTAATTTAATGAAGAAACAAATAAACGTAAAGAAATTCAAGCAAGACCTGCTCCGAGACGACTTCGGCTTAGCCGTATTGCCCTCGAGTCTGGTAAAGAAAATGAGTGTGGTGCAATAA